Part of the Caulifigura coniformis genome, GGGGCTCGCGCAGCATCCTGCGATTCGCCAGGCAGGGCACGACGGACTTGACCAATGGGGCTATGGGCTGGCGTCGGTGCGTTTCATCTGCGGCACGCAGGGAGTCCACAAGTCGCTTGAACACGAACTCAGCAGCTTCCTGGGGACGGACGATACGATCCTGTATTCGTCGTGCTTCGATGCCAACGGCGGGCTTTTCGAGACGCTGCTCGGCCCAGAGGACGCGATCATCTCCGACGAGCTGAACCATGCGAGCATCATCGATGGGGTGCGGCTGTGTAAGGCGCAGCGTTTCCGCTATCGCAACAACGACATGTCTGAGCTGGAGGCGAGGCTGAAGGACGCGTCGTCGGCACGCTTTCGCCTGATCGCGACGGATGGCGTCTTCTCGATGGATGGTTACGTCGCGAACCTGGCGGGCCTCTGCGAGCTCGCGGACAAGTACGACGCGATCGTCATGGTCGACGATTCGCACGCCGTGGGGTTCATGGGGGCCTCGGGACGCGGGACACATGAGTACTGCGGAGTGATGGATCGCATCGACATCCTGACCGGAACGCTTGGGAAGGCGCTGGGCGGAGCCAGCGGCGGGTACACCAGCGGACGCCAGCCGATCATCGACCTGCTGCGCCAGCGCTCCCGCCCTTACCTGTTCTCCAACACCGTCGCGCCGCCGATCGTCGCGGGGACTCTCAAGGCACTCCAGATCATCAAGTCGTCGCCTGAACTGCTTTCCAGGCTGCGGGAAAACACTTCATTTTTCCGTCAGGCGATGACGGCCGCAGGCCTGTCGGTGCTGCCGGGCGAGCATCCGATCTGCCCGGTGATGATTGGCGACGCGGCCCTGGCATCGACGATGGCGGCCCGAATGCTCGAACGGGGCGTGTATGTCGTCGGCTTTTCCTATCCGGTCGTGCCGCAGGGGAAGGCCCGCATCCGAACCCAGGTGTCGGCCGCTCATACCGTGGATGACCTGCGTTTCGCCGTCGAGCAGTTTGCGGCAGTGAAGCAGGAACTGGGAATCTGACCATGCTCGAGGACCCCGCCGCGCCGATCGAACTCATCAATGCCGCGGCCGCCGTGCGCATGCGGGCTTATGCGCCTTACTCGAAGTTCCTGGTGGGAGCGGCGGTGAGGGCAGACGACGGCTCGGTATACGCCGGGTGCAACGTCGAGAACTCGTCGTTCGGACTGACGATCTGTGCTGAACGGAACGCTGTCGCCCAGATGGCCGCGGCGGGTCGGCGCCGGGCCGTCGAGATTGCCATCACGACGACCGGGGGACACGCTCCCTGCGGCGCGTGCCGCCAGGTCCTGTCAGAGTTCTCCCGCGGGCTGACCGTGTGGCTCGTGGACGTCGACTCCTCCGGCAAGCCGGTTTCCGCGGACCGGACGACGCTCGAGGTGCTGTTGCCGAGGCAGTTCGAGTTCGGGGAAAGTGAGTAGCGGCGTTGTTGGCGCTGGTGTGAGGTGCAGGGCCGATGGGCTGCGAGCACCGGCGGCTCACTGGGCGAGCCCGGAGGCGGGCGCGCTGGGTTCAATGGGGGCGGGCGGTTGCACGGAACCCGTTCTGTCGGCGACAGTTCAGTTCCTGGCACCCTGTGCGGACTGAAGGCAAATGGCGAAGACTCCCCCCCGGTACATCAATCGCGAGCTGAGCTGGCTCGAGTTCAACCAGCGGGTGCTCGATGAAGCGGCCGATGGATCCATCCCGCTCCTGGAGCGTCTGAAGTTTCTCGCGATTTCCGCGTCGAATCTCGACGAGTTCTTCCGCGTCCGCGTCGGCGGACTGCAGATGGTTGTTGCCCAGGGGGGTGTGAAACCCGATTCGTCGGGCATGACGCCGGATGAACAGTTGGCCGCGATTCACGATCGCGTCCAGCGGATGACGGCCGAGCAGCACCGCATTTACAACGAACTCGACCAGCAGTTGTCGACGCAGGGGCTCCGGCGATTGCGGGTCGAAGGCCTGTCGAAGGCACAGCGATCGGTCCTCGAGCGGGTCTTCGAAGAAGAAGTCTTCCCGGTCCTCTCCCCGATCGCGGTCACGTCTGGGGCCGATTTTCCGCTGGTATCGAGCGGCTTGCTCTGTGTCTGCGTGCGGCTGAAGAAGCGTCAGGAGGATGAGACGGCGCGATTTGCTCTCATTCCGTGCGGTCCCGGCGTGTCGAGGTTCCTCTCACTTCCGTCAGAAGCGGCGCAGGCTTTCATCCTGCTTGAGGATGCTCTCGGGGTGCTTGTCGGCAAGTTCTTCCAGGGAGAGGAGATTGCCGAGTGCGTACCGCTGCGGCTGACGCGCAACGCCGACATGTCGCTGCGTGAAGACGCGGCCCCCGACCTGCTGGAAGAGATGGAGAATCTCCTGGATGAACGGCGTCTGGGCGACTGCGTGCGGCTGGAACTTTCCGACCAGGCCTCACCCGAACTGGAGGGCTTCCTCAGGGCTTCGCTGGGTCTCAGCGACATCGACATTATCCGTCAGCCCGGGCCGCTGGAGCTTTCCGCATTCTTCCGCCTGACCGACCGACCCGCGGCAGATGCGTTGAAATATGAGGCGTGGCCACCGCAGCCTTCGCCGGCGATCCCGGCAGGGGCCTCGATGTTCGACGTGCTGTCGGCGGGCGACGTTCTGCTTTGCCATCCCTACGAGTCCTTCGATCCCGTGGTCCGGCTGCTGCAGGAAGCGGCGGCAGATCCCGACGTCCTGGCGATCAAGCAGACGCTATATCGCACGGCTCGGGACAGCCAGATCGTCGAAGCGCTCATGCTGGCGGCGGAGAAGGGGAAGCATGTCACAGTGATCGTCGAGTTGAAGGCCCGCTTCGATGAAGCCCGGAACATCGAATGGGCACGGCAACTGGAACAGGTCGGCGCGCAGGTGATCTATGGCGTCAAAGGCTTGAAGACCCACGCCAAGTGCTGCCTGATTGTCCGCCGTGAGCCGCATGGCATCGTCCGCTACATGCATTTCGGAACGGGGAACTACAACGAGCAGACGTCGCGGATCTACAGCGACATCAGTCTCTTCAGCTCGGATCGCGACCTGGGCGCCGACTCGGCGGCGTTCTTCAACGCCATTACGGGATATTCGCAGCCGCAGCGTTATCGCAAGATCGAGGCGGCGCCGATCGGGCTGCGTGACAAGCTTCTGGAAATGATCCGTGCGGAGACGGAGTTCAAGCAGCAGGGCCGCCCCGCCCGGATCGACGCCAAGGTGAACGCGCTGGTCGATCCAGTTCTCATCGATGCACTTTACGAGGCGTCGCAGGCGGGGGTCGAAGTGCGGCTGAATGTCCGGGGCATCTGCTGCCTGAGGCCGGGCGTGAAGCGGCTCAGCGAGAACATCGAGGTCGTCAGCATCATCGACCGGTTTCTCGAGCACGCCCGCATCCTGCACTTTCACCACGGCGGCGATCACCGCGTGTTCATCTCGAGCGCCGACTGGATGCCGCGCAATCTCGACAAGCGAATCGAGCTTCTCGTGCCGGTCATCGACCCGGCCTGCCGCGACAAGGTCATCAACATTCTCGAGAGTTACTTCAGCGACAACGTGAAGTCGCGCAAGCTCCTGTCGGACGGAACGCATCGCCGGCTGGTCCCCGGGAAGCGGACGCCGTTCCGTTCGCAACAGAAGCTGTATGATGAAGCGAAGCGAGCCAACCAGTCGGCCGAGCAGCAGTCACGAACGACATTCGAGCCGCATCGTCGAGGGGCGTGACGGCGAAAAGGTCGCGTCCGGGCCGGTCGGACAGATCCAGACACATCGGTTCCTTTCAAGGCAGACCATGTCCGTTCGCCTGATTGCGTTCGCGTTTCTCGCCGCCTTTGTGCCTGCGCCGGGGCTCGCGGAGAATCCGGCTCCGACTCATGCGGACGTGAGCTACGGTCCGCACGACCGCAACGTGCTCGACTTCTGGAAGGCCGACTCGACGAGGGCGACTCCCGTCATTGTGTTCATCCATGGCGGCGGTTTCTCCAAGGGGGACAAGTCGGGTATTCGCAAAGACTCGATCATCAAGGCGTCGCTCGACCGGGGCATCTCCTTCGCGGCGATCAACTATCGTTACCGCAGCGCGGCGCCGATTCAGGAGATCCTTCGGGACTGCGCCCGCGCGATCCAATTCCTGCGCTCGAAGGCGGCCGACTGGAACATCGATAAGACCCGCTTCGCGTCTTACGGAGGCTCGGCCGGGGCCGGGACCTCCCTGTGGCTGGCCTATCACGACGATCTGGCCGATCCGGCGAGTGCCGATCCTGTGCTGCGGGAGTCGACGCGTCTGACCTGTGCAGGTGCGAACTCGACGCAGTTCACGTACGACATTCCCCGCTGGAAGGAACTGTTCGAGAAGGCCGATCAATCAGTCGCCGAGCAACTTCTGCTGCCGACGTTCTATGGCCTCACGACCTGGACAGAGCTCGAATCCGAGGCGGGGAAGAAGATCCGCAGCGACTGCGACATGTGCGGCCTGATCTCGAAAGATGACCCGCCCGTGTTTCTATCGACCAAGGGGCCCGGCGGACCGGTGACGGGTCGGGGCCACCTGCTCCATCATCCGCTGCACGCCAAGGCGATTCAGGATCGCTGTCGCGAGGTGGGATGCATTGCGGTCGCAGACCTGCCAGGGCTGGAGATTCGCCCGGGAACTGATCAACCCCGTGACCTCAGCAGTTTCCTGTTTCAGAATCTGCAGCCGGCCGTTTCGGGCCCGCGGAAGTGAACTCTCACACGTCGTGGCTTCATCGGCTTCTACGGCTGAAGCCTGGATTCGCCCCTCGATGGCTGCTGTCCACCCGCAGTTGCACCATCGATCTGGCGAGTCTGCTCTCGCACTTCGTGATCGCGGTCCTTGCTATCGGAACCGTTCTTTCCGGACCGGGAGTTCTGGCCGCGGCTGCGAGGCATCCCTATTGGGCGGCCGTGATCGGGTTTCTAATCATGTTGATCGTCGAGCTCGCGGTTGAGCGGGCGCGTAGGATTGAGCGAAAAACTCGCGCGAGGATTCGCCACGGCGACGCGGACTCGCCATGAGATGTTGCGCAATTATCCGCGGATTGCCTCGTAGGCCTTGCCCATCGCGTCGACCTTGTCCCACTGCTTGGACACACCGGACCAGTGGAAGACCATGACGCCGGTGGAGGGCTTTCGCGTCCCGTGGTCGATGATGTCCTGAACCTGGGCGGCTTTCACGGTCTCGCCCCAGTCTGCCAACTGGACGATCGGCCAGATCTTCTGCAGTTCGTTCCGGGCTCCGGTCAGGTTCAGCAACTTCCCGAGCGCGGCGGTCTGTCGTGAAATCCAGGAGACGTCCTGCGGATGCCCGAACCGGGCGTGGTAGGGCATGATGCTGAAGACATCGATGTACTTCGCCTGGGCCGGCAGGTCGATCGCCAACTTGTGGCGGATCGCGCCGTCGTAGTCTTCCTGCGACCACGGGCAGTGAAACGTTCCCAGCAGTGCTCCGGGGCGGGTGGCGTTCAGGATCTCGCGGTATTCCCGCACCCAGTCGGTAAAGACATTGCAGCGAAATTCGGTCCACGCGTTCCGAAGTGGTCCGAGGAGTTGCGTCGACGCCTCAGAAACCTTCGCCGGCAGCACGATCCCCGTCGACTTCGCGAACTGCTCGAGGGCGGCGGGAGAGAAATCCGTATCGGGCATCAGCGGCGTGTCGCGTTCCCAACTCGCATGCGCGTGGTGATAGTCGAGCCAGATGCCATCAATCTCGAAGGTCTCGAGGACGCGCTGGAACTCGGCCATCCGTTCCTGCCGGTACCCTGCGTGGAACGGGCTGACGCCCTGCCATCCCTCGGGGGGCGGCGAGGGTTTTCCATCGATGCCGATCGGGGCGGCATCCGGATGTTGTTTCAGAAACGCGGCATGATGCATCGAGTTGAACTCGGCGAAGACCTTGACGCCGAGTTTGTGGCAACGGTTGATCTCCGCCTGGTTGAGCCCTCCGGACCCAATCCACACCGCGTTTACGCCATAGTCGTCGGGCTTCTGGCCTCGCTCGAAAATCGCGGACGGATAGCCGCCGTAGATGCCGCGAATCGCGACATGCGAACGAGCAACGAGCGGACGCTCGTCGTTGGCTTCAGCCACCCCCGCCGAGCGCAGGGAATGAAAGCCGGCGACGGCGAGTGAGCCGGCGGCGCAGCGGGCGAGAGCGTCGCGTCGGGAGAGAGCGTTGCTGGTGGTTCGCGTCGTCACGGTTGTCCTCAATCAGGGAGTGCTCGTCGTCCCGGCGTTCGCCGCCGCTGGCTTCCGGGTTTGTTCCTTAAAGAACCGCACGATCAGCGCAGGGGCATCGGCGGAGTATTTGTGCCCGCCGTCGTGCACCATCCAGATGACCGGCTTCCCGGAGGGTGAAGGGTATTCTGTGCAGTCGGTGGCCCAGCTCTTTCCGGTTTCCTCGCAACGGTTGATCCGTCGGACGGCGTCGACCGTTCGCGTCTGGCCGGCATAGGAGACGATGGCATCGGTTTTTCCCGTCACCTGGAACACGGGAAGCGGCTTCAGGGAGTTTGAGAGTGGCGGATTGGCGGACGAAGGCGCGATTGCGGCGAAGAGATCCGGCCGGGCTCCCCACAGAGCGTAGGTGAAGCCGCCGCCGTTCGAATGGCCGGTGGCGTAGATGCGGTTGTCATCGATCGACGTCTTTGACTTCACGTGTGCGAGGAAGGCATCGAAGGCTTTGACGTCGCGGTCGCCCTGCTGACCGGGAAGGTTCTGCCAGCCGGGCCGTTCACCGGCAGGATCGCGTAGGGTCGCGGTCTTGAGCCCCTGCATGTAGACGACGACAGCGTCCGGCCAGGCCTTCTCAAATGCGAACGTCCGTGCGGCGTTCCGCATGGTTCCGCCGTGGCCGTGGAATGCGAACACCACCGGCGCGGGCTTCGCGCTGGAAGCTCCCTCGGGGATCGCGATCAGCGCCTCGCGGGTGACGCCATCGACCTGAAGTTCGACGGCCGCCAGGTTGGGGTCGGCGGCGAGAACGAGAACGAGGAACAACGGCGTCATGTTGGCGACTCCGCAGAGAGATCAGATCGGCGCATGGCCCCTGCGCAGCTTAGCAGAGGATCACGCGGGCCGCCGGAGATGGCGGAGAATGGGCATTCCCAAGGGCCCGGCGAGGTGCAGCCGTTCTAGCGGAACTCTTCCACCGGCCCTTCAACCGTTTCCTCTTCGGCCTCGGACAGCGAGAGGGAGATTCTCTCCGGGGGGCGCTTGAGTTTGAGGCGTTCGAGCAGGGTTGGCTCGGTGGATCGGGCTTCGGCCACCTTGACGACCGGCTTGACGGAGGATGTCGGACCGTTGCGGACCTGGGTCACGACTTTGGACGCATCTGGATTCGGCCGCGCGGTGCTTTGGGCGGTCTTTGACCGCAGGAGGTCGACGCCGAAGAACGGCTGGCCCGAGTTGCTGTCCATCTGGAACATCGTGCGCCCAACCTCGCACCCCTGGAGGAGGCACGCGGCGACGAGCCAGACACAAAGCCTGCATCCTTGCATGGCCGGTTGGGTGAAAGGGGTCTTGTTCCCGGGAGCCGCGTCCTGCGGCGAGGGAGATTCTACTTTTCCGCAGTGGCTGCCGGGCCCAATGGGGGCTCCCACTGGTCGCGCGACACCTGGGCGTCGCCCTGCAGTGAGTTGCACCCCGCGAGGACGCCGAGGAGCAGCACGCACATGCACGCGAAGCTGCGTCGAGTCATGTCTGGCACTCCATACGATCGTCCGGCGGAAACTGCGAAGCGGGTTGTTAACACAAGAAGCCGGACCGGCGGAATAGGAAGTGTAACTCGTTTCCGGGGAGGAGCCTGCGGCGAACACGGCCCGCAGGGGGAACCCTTGTCGACGGAAAAACTCGCGAGATCGCGCTTGCAGACCCGAATAGTTCGCCTACGATGTTGTTGGCGGTCGAGCAAGCGTTAGCCCGCTCTTGTTCCCGCCAATTTTGAGCGTCCCGCCTGGCCCGGTGGGACGCTCTTTTTTTGGCCCACGGCTTTCGGCTGCCGCATTTCAGAGTCGAGTCGGTTTGACGTTGGCCGTTCTATTCGAGGGCGATTGGCGGGGCGGCGTGACGGATGTAGAGCGCTCCGCTGTAGACGACGGTCAGAGCCGTGACCGCGATTCCGAGCCAGAGGATCCCCCTGGCCACTTGTGGACGACGGAGGAAAATCACCTGCGTCGACAGGACGATGAACACGCAGATGCCGACCTTGAAGTAGAGGAGACCGCGGATGCCCCAACCGCTGAGGAACCAGTTGGCGACGGCGTTCGACTCTCCGAATCGCGGACCGTGTTCGCGCGGATAGATCATCCAGTACGTCATCAAAAAATCGAGGAAACTGACGAGCAGGAACAGCGATGTCTCGTGCTCCATGGGGCGGTGCGACGTCAGCAGCCGGTAGATCGACCGGACCGGATTCTTCCTCGGGGGTGAATCACTCATGTCGTTCATTATGGACGCCTCCAATCCGTCGCGACACCAGGTCGTGCTCACCGACTCCACCGCAAACCGTCCCGATTTCGTCCAAGCATTTGCGTTCTTCGGACGAATGACTGACAAAGCTGTTTTGGTCGTGTCGTAACCGGACGTTGTCCGCGTCTCACGACCTTGCCTTTGCCTGAACTACGTCAGCCGCGACGCGGCGTGCGAACGAAAATGTCTTCCAACTCGTCCGTCGCCAACGCCGTGGCCCGCCTATGCCGCGCCCTGCAGGCGTTCGAAGCATCATCGAAGGCCCTGCAGCTGCAGCCTCTCTCCGGCCGGGAATGGTACGAAGTCCTCACGCGGAAGCTGCGTCCGCAGCTGGGCGACGAGTCGTTTCTGATTGCGGCGGTCGTCGGCGGGACGAACATCGGGAAGAGCGTGGTGTTCAACCACGTGGCCGGGTTTCGGGCCAGTGCGACGTCGCCATTGGCGTCTGGCACGCGTCATCCGACCTGTCTGGCGCCGGCCGGCTTCGGAGAGCGACACGACCTTGGCGAACTGTTCGCCGGTTTTGAGGTGACGCCGTGGGAGCGGGCCGAGGACGCCCTGCGCGATGATGCCGTCCATCGGCTTTTCTGGCGCGAATCGCCGGAGATGCGATCGAATCTCCTGGTCCTGGATACGCCGGACATCGACAGCGATGCGCGGGTGAACTGGGACCGGGCCGACCATGTCCGGCAGTGTGCGGATGTGCTGATCGCTGTTTTGACGCAGCAGAAATACAACGATGCGGCCGTCAAGGAGTTCTTCCGGAAGGCCGCGGCCGAGGACAAGGCGATCATTGTTGTCCTGAACCAGCTCCTGATGCCGGAGGACGAGGCGTACTGGCCGCTGTGGGTGGAGACCTTCTGCCGCGAAACGGGCGTCCATCCGGAAGCCGTCTACCTGGCGCCAAACGACAGACGGGCAGCGGAGGCGAACGCGTTGCCGTTCTACGTGCGGGAGTGGCCTGCCGGCCCGGTTGAGGCCTCTGCTGTCACGACCGATCCGCGCAGTCTGCTCGAGGATCTCTCGGAGACGCGGTTTGAAGAGGTGAAATGGCGGGCTCTGCGTGGCAGCGTGCGGCAGGTGGTCGACCGCGTGGACGGTGTGCCGGGTTATCTCACGGAGGCGCGACGCCGATGCGAGGAATTCCGCGGTGCGGGAGAACTGCTTTCCGCGAACAAGCTCGCTGAGATCCGGGAGTGGCCGGTGGTCCCGGCGGCTGCCGTGATCGGGGAGCTTCGCCGCTGGTGGCGCGAGCAGCGCGAGGGCTGGTCGAGAAAAGTTCATGGCTTCTACAACGCGGTGGGGAACAGCATCGCCTGGCCTGTCCGGAAGCTGAAAGACGTCCTCCAGGGCCCTGCCGTTCCGATGCTCAATCACTACCGGGAGCGGGAATGGGGGGCGATCCTGACGGCGGTCGAGTCGGTCTACGACCGGCTGACCGTTCTGGCAGAACTGGGCAACCCGCTCCTTCAGCCCCGGCTGCAGTCGATGCTCGCGGGCGCGTCCCGCGTCGACCTGATCGCGAAGATTCGCGAGGCCCATCAGTCGATCGATTTCGAGGCCGAACTGCGGACGCTCGTCGATTCGGAACTGAAAAGTTTTCGTACGGACAGCCCCACTGCTTACGAAGCCGTGCGCAGGCTCGATGCGGTGGCCGCGGCCGCACGGCCGGCGACGAGCGTCATCCTGTTCGTCACGGGATTCGGTCCAGTGGGGCATGCGATCACGCCCGTGTTCGCCGACGCGGCGGTTCAGGGGGTGATGCACTTTGCCGGCGATGTGGCCGGCGGGACGGTCGCAGCCGCGGTTGGAGAGACAGTGCTCAGTGCGGGGGCCGGAACGGGCGCGGGCTATTTTGAAGCACGCTTCCGGCAGCTGGAGAACGCCTTCACCCAGCGGCGTGCGGCGTGGCTGGCGTCGCTGCTGCAGCAGCAGTTACTCGGAACGTTGCCGCAGGATCTCCAGATGGCCGCGCGTGTCACCGGAAGCCAGGAGTTCCGGGAACTGGAGTCCGCAGTCGCCGAACTGAGTGCGGCGGAGAGCACGTCGCGGAGAGCTTCACAGTGACCGATGGTCGCGTGAGGGACGGTGCGTCTGACGAGTGACCCGTCGCGTCCTGAAACCCGCGGGCGTTCAGGACACGACGCCAGGAACTCACTTTTTCTTGTCCTGCTTCGGCTTCTTGTTCTTCTTGTCGTTCTGTTGCCGGTTGTCGCCCTTCCCCATGGTCGTCTCCTGTTTGAGTGCGAGTCGCGCTCATCGCGACTCCAAACGTGAGCGTATGCGGCCTCAGGGATCGCGGCAATGCCGATTGCAGGCAGCGATGGGCGCGGTTCGCGGCGGACCGAACGGCCGTCGCGTTGCGGTGTTTCTGTCGCGGTTCAGACGCTGGCCGTCTCCCGTTTCCGGCCTTCGATGACGCTGACCTCGGCGGCCGTCGGCACGATCCGGACGAGTTCGAAGCCAGCGGCCTCGAACAGCGCCTGGTACTCGGCGCTGGTGCGTTCCTTGCCGCCGGGGATCGTCAGCATTGTCAGGTCGAGCAGCTTTCCGAAAGAGGGATCGTTGCCGGGAGGAATCACTCCCTCCACCAGCAGCAGGCGGGCCGTTGAGCTCATGGCGCGGTGCACGTTTCTCAGAATCGCCAGCGACTTTTCATCGTCCCAGTCGTGGATGATGTGACGCATCAGGTAGGCATCGGCCCCGGGGGGCACGGACTCGAAGAAGCTGCCGCCGATCACCTCACACCGATCAGCGACGCCGGAGGCCTTGAGACTGTCCCTGGCCCGATCCACGACTCCGGGGAGGTCGTACAGTAAGCCGCGAAGAGAAGGATGCTTCTGCAGGACTGATGCGAGGAGACTGCCGTTTCCGCCTCCGATATCGGCCAGGACACGCATGCCGGAGAAATCGTAGACATCGGTCATGGCGGACGTTTCGCGGCCATGAACGCCAACCATCGCGGCGTCGAACACCTTCGCCTGCTCGACATTCTTCGACAGGAACTCGAAGACGGGCATTCCGTAGAGTCTGTCGAACGCGATCTTTCCGGTCTGGACGCTGTACAGCAGTTCGCCCCAGGCCTTGTAGTGCTCTTCACCGCTCATGATCGCCAGTGCCCGCTGCGAGCCGGGCAGATCGCTTCGCAGGCATTCGGCGAGCGGCGTGAGCCCGAACATCGACGAGGCGTCCTCGGCGAAAACGCCCATGCTGGCGAGGGCCCGCAGGAGCCGGTACAGCGAGGGGGCGTGGGTTCCGGTCGATCGAGCCAGGTCTTCCGCCGTGCGCGGCCCGGACACCACCAGGTCGGCGATCCCCAGCTTTGCGGCCACGTAGATTGCCTGGGTCGACCAGTAGCCGGTGATCATCCGGTTCATGAGGTCATTCGGCGACATCGTTTCCATCGAGCAATCCTGGGGCCATGAATTGGATCGTCGCGCAGACCTCGCGCGACGATTCAGACTTATGCCCAAGAGCGCCCGATCGGGCAAGGGGAAGTCTCACGGCTCCCCAGGACATCTTGGCCTGTCGCGTCTGGAGAGCCCGGGATCGTTCCACTCAGATCTGCGACGGGATGACCGGGCCGCCCCAGTCTGGGTCCTCGCGCTCGATGATGCCGTTGTAGAAAGTGTTTCCGCTGTAGTGGCCGTAGTGCGAATCGCCCTTCAGCGCTTCAATCATTTCGTTTTCGAGGCTCGTGGGGACCTTGTGGGTTCCCCGCGCCACGGCTGCCGCGATCTTTTCTCCCACTTCAAACTTCCGATCGTCGCCCGTCGCCGGGATTCCCGGAATCGCGTTGTAGAGCGTGTAGCCGAGTTCGCTCGCATAAATGCACTGGGCCGCGAATGCGATCGCCTCCGACCGTTTCCTGGTCAGCCAACTCGCCGCCCGCTCGTCCATGATGGCGTGCGTCAGCTCGTGCACGATGAGCGACCGCCGATCGACCGTCGCCGCCGTCGTGAATCCCAGGTTGAGCGTGTCCGATTCCCAGTCGTATCGACCGTCCGCCGCCAGCGAGCTGTTGTGTCGCACGCGGATGGAACGCTTCTCCACATATTTCTTCATTCGTCCGTAACTCGGGCCGTCGATATGGAAGGTGAACATCTCGAAGCGGATCCGGCTGAGCGTGCCGGTTTCCCCCAGGACCTTGAGGACCGATTCCCGAGCGACGTCATTGTCGTCGAGCGGAACAGGCGGCCCGGTCACGATGTCGTTCTTCGTGAAGATGTGCCCCCGCTGCGAGGAGCCGTCGGTCATCCGCACTGCGTCGCTGCTGCTGAAGGAGTAGTTCTTTCCGTCCTTCGACACAGTGCAGCCGACGAAATTCTGGAGGTACCAGTTGACCTCTTCCGGGTCGCGGGTCTGGAAATTGAACTCCACGAAATCCTTCGCATTGGCCCAGCCGTCGCGTGTGGCGACGCTTCCCCAGTTGTCGCCGTCCTTGACGTAGTAGAGATGCGAGCCACTGGGCCCGAAGTTTCCATTGTTGAACGGAATCAGCCTGGCCGGTGTTTTGACGAGCATGACAGCAACTCCGAAAGGCGACCGATGTCGCACAGGTCCCATCGAGTATTGAACCCCACAGAAGAGGATTCGCACGAAGGGGCCCGGTTCTGCGCGTGCCGCCCCACGAATTTCCACGAAACGTGGCGGGAGGGACGCTTGAACTGTCGAGAAGCTGACGATTCGGAGTGATGCCCGTCGGAATGCGGCCCTTTCAGGGCGTTCACGACTCCGAACTGCAACAGGCGAAAGCAGAACTTTGCCTGACGCGTTCTTCTCCTGCAGTCAGAGCAGCTTCGTCACCAGTTCCCCGCGGACGTCGGTCAGCCGGAACTCGCGGCCGCGGAACCGGTAGGTCAGACGGGTGTGGTCGAGGCCGAACAGGTGCAGCATGGTGGCGTGCAGGTCGTGCACGTGGATCGGATCCTCCGCGACGTTCCAGCCCAGTTCGTCCGAAGCCCCGATGATCTGCCCGCCGCGCACGCCTCCGCCGGCCAGCCAGACCGTAAACGCGTTGGGATGATGATCGCGGCCGGTCACCTTCTTGAAACCGGGGCGGTTTTCACCGAGTGGCGTCCGTCCGAACTCCGAGCCCCAGACGACGAGTGTTTCGTCGAGCAGGCCGCGGGCCTTGAGATCCTTCAGCAGCGCGGCGATCGGCTGATCGACCATACCGGAGTTGTGGCGCAGCTCTGGGTCGAGGTTGCTGTGGTGGTCCCACGAGGAATGGATGATGTTGACGACCCGCACGCCCCGCTCGATCAATCGCCGGGCGAGCAGGCACTGCCGGGAAAAAGTCCGGTACAGGCCGATGCCACCTCGGTTGGACTGGATCGGGGGCTCCTTCCGGTCGACGCCGTACATGTCGAGCGTCTCGCGCGTCTCTCCCGAAAGGTCGACCAGTTCGGGAGCGGCCGTCTGCATGCG contains:
- a CDS encoding alpha/beta hydrolase fold domain-containing protein, with the translated sequence MSVRLIAFAFLAAFVPAPGLAENPAPTHADVSYGPHDRNVLDFWKADSTRATPVIVFIHGGGFSKGDKSGIRKDSIIKASLDRGISFAAINYRYRSAAPIQEILRDCARAIQFLRSKAADWNIDKTRFASYGGSAGAGTSLWLAYHDDLADPASADPVLRESTRLTCAGANSTQFTYDIPRWKELFEKADQSVAEQLLLPTFYGLTTWTELESEAGKKIRSDCDMCGLISKDDPPVFLSTKGPGGPVTGRGHLLHHPLHAKAIQDRCREVGCIAVADLPGLEIRPGTDQPRDLSSFLFQNLQPAVSGPRK
- a CDS encoding cytidine deaminase — its product is MLEDPAAPIELINAAAAVRMRAYAPYSKFLVGAAVRADDGSVYAGCNVENSSFGLTICAERNAVAQMAAAGRRRAVEIAITTTGGHAPCGACRQVLSEFSRGLTVWLVDVDSSGKPVSADRTTLEVLLPRQFEFGESE
- a CDS encoding glycine C-acetyltransferase; the encoded protein is MNDRFLSHISAQLESIQNAGLLKPERIIETPQGRHVAVDGREVLNLCANNYLGLAQHPAIRQAGHDGLDQWGYGLASVRFICGTQGVHKSLEHELSSFLGTDDTILYSSCFDANGGLFETLLGPEDAIISDELNHASIIDGVRLCKAQRFRYRNNDMSELEARLKDASSARFRLIATDGVFSMDGYVANLAGLCELADKYDAIVMVDDSHAVGFMGASGRGTHEYCGVMDRIDILTGTLGKALGGASGGYTSGRQPIIDLLRQRSRPYLFSNTVAPPIVAGTLKALQIIKSSPELLSRLRENTSFFRQAMTAAGLSVLPGEHPICPVMIGDAALASTMAARMLERGVYVVGFSYPVVPQGKARIRTQVSAAHTVDDLRFAVEQFAAVKQELGI
- a CDS encoding alpha-amylase family protein; the protein is MTTRTTSNALSRRDALARCAAGSLAVAGFHSLRSAGVAEANDERPLVARSHVAIRGIYGGYPSAIFERGQKPDDYGVNAVWIGSGGLNQAEINRCHKLGVKVFAEFNSMHHAAFLKQHPDAAPIGIDGKPSPPPEGWQGVSPFHAGYRQERMAEFQRVLETFEIDGIWLDYHHAHASWERDTPLMPDTDFSPAALEQFAKSTGIVLPAKVSEASTQLLGPLRNAWTEFRCNVFTDWVREYREILNATRPGALLGTFHCPWSQEDYDGAIRHKLAIDLPAQAKYIDVFSIMPYHARFGHPQDVSWISRQTAALGKLLNLTGARNELQKIWPIVQLADWGETVKAAQVQDIIDHGTRKPSTGVMVFHWSGVSKQWDKVDAMGKAYEAIRG
- the ppk1 gene encoding polyphosphate kinase 1; protein product: MAKTPPRYINRELSWLEFNQRVLDEAADGSIPLLERLKFLAISASNLDEFFRVRVGGLQMVVAQGGVKPDSSGMTPDEQLAAIHDRVQRMTAEQHRIYNELDQQLSTQGLRRLRVEGLSKAQRSVLERVFEEEVFPVLSPIAVTSGADFPLVSSGLLCVCVRLKKRQEDETARFALIPCGPGVSRFLSLPSEAAQAFILLEDALGVLVGKFFQGEEIAECVPLRLTRNADMSLREDAAPDLLEEMENLLDERRLGDCVRLELSDQASPELEGFLRASLGLSDIDIIRQPGPLELSAFFRLTDRPAADALKYEAWPPQPSPAIPAGASMFDVLSAGDVLLCHPYESFDPVVRLLQEAAADPDVLAIKQTLYRTARDSQIVEALMLAAEKGKHVTVIVELKARFDEARNIEWARQLEQVGAQVIYGVKGLKTHAKCCLIVRREPHGIVRYMHFGTGNYNEQTSRIYSDISLFSSDRDLGADSAAFFNAITGYSQPQRYRKIEAAPIGLRDKLLEMIRAETEFKQQGRPARIDAKVNALVDPVLIDALYEASQAGVEVRLNVRGICCLRPGVKRLSENIEVVSIIDRFLEHARILHFHHGGDHRVFISSADWMPRNLDKRIELLVPVIDPACRDKVINILESYFSDNVKSRKLLSDGTHRRLVPGKRTPFRSQQKLYDEAKRANQSAEQQSRTTFEPHRRGA